The following proteins are co-located in the Manihot esculenta cultivar AM560-2 chromosome 9, M.esculenta_v8, whole genome shotgun sequence genome:
- the LOC122724627 gene encoding uncharacterized protein LOC122724627 has translation MCDANNFAVGAVLGQHVGNSPHVIHYASCTLDAAQCNYSTTEKELLAVVFALEKFRSYLLGTKVIIYSDHAALRYLIKKKESKPRLVRWILLLQEFDLKIRDKKGKENLVADHLSIILLELEPRPINETFPDEHLFSLPKAMISDRGTHFCNKVVETLLKKHHAVHRTSTAYHPQTNGLAEVSNREIKSILEKTVCTNRKDWSVRLNDALWVGDKVLLFDSMFELFHGKFRSRWIGPFLVEHIYPYGAVDIRSPQTSKVFKVNGHRLKPFYEGFTVHLVEEVLLDPPSPNS, from the exons ATGTGCGATGCCAACAATTTTGCTGTAGGAGCAGTGTTGGGACAGCAtgtaggtaactctcctcatgtcattcattATGCCTCATGCACTTTAGATGCAGCACAATGTAATTACTCTACCACagaaaaagagttgctggcCGTGGTGTTTGCTTTGGAGAAATTTCGGTCCTACctacttgggacaaaggtgattatTTATTCAGACCATGCTGCATTGaggtatttgatcaagaaaaaggagtccaaaccAAGGCTGGTTCGTTGGATACTGCTGCTGCAAGAGTTTGATTTGAAAATCCGTGACAAGAAGGGGAAGGAAAACCTTGTAGCTGACCACCTCAGCATAATACTTTTAGAATTGGAGCCACgccccatcaatgagaccttcccCGATGAGCATTT ATTCAGTTTGCCCAAAGCAATGATCAGTGATAGAGGCACCCATTTctgcaacaaggtagtggagACTCTCCTTAAAAAGCACCATGctgtccatagaacatccactgCCTATCATCCCCAAACAAATGGGTTGGCCGAAGTATCAAACAGGGAGATCAAGTCAATTCTGGAGAAGACAGTCTGCACAAACCGCAAAGATTGGAGTGTgcgcctcaatgatgccttgtgg GTTGGTGACAAGGTCTTGCTTTTTGATTCAATGTTCGAATTATTCCATGGGAAGTTTCGGtcaaggtggattggaccattcttgGTGGAGCACATCTATCCATATGGAGCTGTGGACATACGCagcccacaaacaagcaaagttttcaagGTCAATGGGCACCGCTTGAAGCCTTTCTATGAGGGATTTACTGTTCACCTTGTAGAGGAGGTTctcttggatcccccttccccaAACAGCTGA